One Bacillus sp. 1780r2a1 DNA segment encodes these proteins:
- a CDS encoding response regulator, whose protein sequence is MLTEKILIVDDQYGIRILLTEVLQKEGYQTFQAANGFQAIDIAKEQQLDLVLLDMKIPGMDGIEILKRLKEYDKTIKVIIMTAYGELDMIQEAKDLGALTHFAKPFDIDEIRQVVREYIPLKSK, encoded by the coding sequence ATGTTGACTGAAAAAATCTTAATTGTAGATGACCAGTACGGAATTCGTATTTTACTAACAGAAGTATTGCAAAAGGAAGGGTATCAAACTTTTCAAGCAGCGAATGGGTTTCAAGCGATTGACATTGCAAAAGAACAACAACTTGATCTTGTCTTACTTGACATGAAGATTCCAGGAATGGACGGAATTGAAATTCTAAAAAGATTAAAAGAGTATGACAAGACAATAAAAGTGATTATAATGACCGCTTATGGTGAATTAGATATGATTCAAGAAGCAAAAGATTTAGGTGCATTAACGCACTTTGCAAAACCGTTTGATATTGATGAAATTAGGCAGGTTGTTAGGGAATATATACCATTAAAGTCTAAGTAA
- a CDS encoding acyl-CoA dehydrogenase family protein, translating into MLAFTDKQLSFQQLIRKFVADEVIKVVPKMENGEFPKEMLKVMGNAGLLGIPIPKVYGGQELDFISYTMAIHEISKVSPALGVILSVHTSVGTNPILRFGTDEQKQRYVTKLSKGAYLGAFALTEPNAGSDAASLKTTAERKEDHYIVNGSKIFITNGGEADTYIMFAKTNRSLGSKGITAFIVEKNMVGFHVGKDEKKMGLNGSRTVQLHFENMKIPVANRLGNEGEGFKIAMANLDAGRIGIAAQSLGIAEGALYEAKKNIVFTEEKENILQQGKLADMETQVEAARLLVYRAAHLYQQGMKCTKQASMAKLFASQAAMNLTTEAIQLIGLGGATQGHAVERLFRDAKVCEIYEGTSEIQRIVISKSL; encoded by the coding sequence ATGCTTGCTTTTACGGATAAACAGCTCAGCTTTCAACAGCTCATTCGTAAATTTGTGGCGGATGAAGTGATAAAAGTGGTGCCCAAAATGGAGAACGGAGAGTTTCCAAAAGAGATGTTAAAAGTCATGGGGAATGCAGGCCTTCTTGGAATTCCTATTCCAAAGGTTTACGGTGGTCAAGAGCTCGATTTTATTTCATATACCATGGCCATCCATGAAATCTCCAAAGTAAGCCCTGCTTTAGGCGTTATTTTATCTGTTCATACGTCCGTTGGTACCAATCCAATTCTTCGCTTTGGAACAGATGAACAAAAGCAGAGGTATGTGACAAAACTATCCAAAGGAGCATATCTGGGCGCTTTTGCTTTAACTGAACCGAATGCAGGCTCTGATGCAGCTAGTTTAAAAACAACTGCTGAAAGAAAAGAAGACCACTATATTGTAAACGGTTCCAAAATTTTTATCACAAATGGTGGAGAAGCAGATACGTACATTATGTTTGCGAAAACTAACAGAAGCTTAGGTTCCAAAGGAATTACCGCGTTTATTGTAGAGAAAAATATGGTTGGGTTTCACGTTGGGAAAGATGAAAAAAAGATGGGGTTAAACGGTTCTCGTACTGTGCAGCTTCACTTTGAAAATATGAAAATACCAGTTGCTAATCGCCTTGGCAACGAAGGAGAGGGCTTTAAGATTGCGATGGCCAATTTAGATGCAGGGAGAATTGGCATTGCAGCGCAGTCCTTAGGGATTGCAGAAGGAGCTCTTTATGAAGCCAAGAAAAATATAGTATTTACTGAAGAAAAAGAGAACATTCTTCAGCAAGGAAAACTTGCTGACATGGAAACTCAAGTGGAAGCAGCTCGACTACTTGTTTATCGCGCAGCTCATTTATATCAACAAGGCATGAAATGTACAAAACAAGCTTCAATGGCAAAGCTTTTTGCTTCACAAGCTGCAATGAATCTTACGACAGAAGCCATTCAGCTTATTGGACTTGGAGGAGCCACACAAGGCCATGCTGTAGAACGTTTATTCCGAGATGCAAAGGTATGTGAAATTTATGAAGGAACAAGTGAAATTCAGCGTATCGTAATCAGTAAATCTTTATAA
- a CDS encoding DUF2529 domain-containing protein gives MLKIFTTQLSSYFKRIGEKEELNLEDGSRILAQAAVGQGNIYIYGVNEMQAVTYEATQSAEPLTHAKPLVLDDIRSLTSVDRVLIVTRFSTDEKAVEVAHMLLKEGIPFVSIGAVPKEVQSDSIHDLSDVHINTYLLQPLIPDDNGERFGFPALMTALYAYYGLSFTLKEILDENE, from the coding sequence ATGCTTAAAATTTTCACAACACAATTGTCTAGCTATTTTAAACGCATAGGCGAAAAAGAAGAACTCAACTTAGAAGATGGGTCTCGTATTTTAGCTCAAGCAGCCGTTGGACAAGGCAATATTTATATTTATGGAGTAAATGAAATGCAAGCTGTGACGTACGAAGCGACGCAGAGTGCAGAACCTTTAACTCATGCAAAACCTTTAGTTCTCGATGACATTCGCAGTTTAACATCAGTCGATCGAGTCCTCATTGTTACAAGATTTTCCACAGATGAAAAAGCAGTTGAAGTTGCACATATGCTACTTAAAGAAGGAATTCCGTTTGTTAGCATCGGTGCCGTTCCTAAAGAAGTACAAAGTGATAGCATTCATGACCTATCAGATGTTCACATTAATACTTATCTTTTACAACCTCTTATACCTGATGATAATGGTGAACGCTTTGGCTTTCCAGCTCTCATGACGGCCCTTTATGCTTATTATGGTTTATCGTTTACATTAAAAGAAATCCTAGATGAAAACGAATAA
- a CDS encoding CTP synthase yields the protein MTKYIFVTGGVVSSLGKGITAASLGRLLKNRGLNVTIQKFDPYINVDPGTMSPYQHGEVFVTDDGAETDLDLGHYERFIDINLNRYSNVTTGKVYSTVLKKERRGDYLGGTVQVIPHITNEIKEKVFRAGKETNADVVITEIGGTVGDIESLPFLEAIRQIKSDIGRDNVMYIHCTLVPYLKAAGEMKTKPTQHSVKELRSLGIQPNVIVVRTEMPISEDMKEKLALFCDIDKKAVIECADAETLYEIPLSLQDQHLDQITCDHLKLDCKEADMTEWKELVAKVKGLSKTTKIALVGKYVELQDAYISVVEAMRHAGYAFDADVNIQWINSEHVTQENVSELLGDVDGILVPGGFGDRGIEGKIVATQYAREQKVPFLGICLGMQLASVEFARNVLGLEGAHSAEIAPSTNYPIIDLLPEQKDVEDLGGTLRLGLYPCKLTEGTLAHQAYQDEVIYERHRHRYEFNNEYRQEMEKKGFIFSGTSPDGRLVEIVELKDHPWFLAAQFHPEFTSRPNRPQPLFREFIRASIELGQQQ from the coding sequence ATGACAAAATATATTTTCGTAACAGGTGGCGTTGTATCTTCTTTGGGGAAAGGGATTACTGCTGCTTCTCTAGGTAGACTATTAAAAAATCGTGGATTAAATGTAACCATTCAAAAGTTTGATCCATACATTAACGTAGACCCAGGAACAATGAGCCCTTATCAGCATGGTGAAGTATTCGTTACAGATGATGGTGCAGAAACAGATTTAGACTTAGGGCACTATGAGCGCTTTATTGATATTAACTTAAATCGCTATAGTAACGTAACAACAGGGAAGGTTTACTCAACTGTATTGAAAAAAGAGCGCCGTGGTGACTACCTAGGTGGAACAGTTCAAGTAATTCCTCATATTACAAATGAAATCAAAGAAAAAGTATTCCGTGCAGGTAAAGAGACAAACGCAGACGTTGTTATTACTGAAATTGGTGGAACAGTAGGAGATATCGAATCTCTGCCATTCTTAGAAGCTATTCGTCAAATTAAAAGCGATATCGGTCGCGATAACGTAATGTACATTCATTGTACATTAGTGCCATATTTAAAGGCTGCAGGTGAGATGAAAACAAAGCCAACACAGCATAGTGTTAAAGAACTTCGTAGCTTAGGGATTCAGCCAAACGTTATTGTTGTACGTACAGAAATGCCAATTTCTGAAGATATGAAAGAAAAGCTAGCTTTATTCTGCGATATCGATAAAAAAGCAGTTATTGAATGTGCAGATGCAGAAACGCTATACGAAATTCCATTATCTCTACAAGACCAACACTTAGACCAAATCACGTGCGATCACTTAAAGCTAGATTGTAAAGAAGCGGATATGACAGAGTGGAAAGAGCTTGTAGCTAAAGTAAAAGGCTTATCTAAAACAACAAAGATTGCTCTTGTTGGTAAATATGTAGAGCTTCAAGATGCTTACATTTCAGTTGTTGAAGCAATGCGACATGCTGGCTATGCGTTCGATGCAGATGTAAACATCCAATGGATTAACTCAGAGCACGTTACGCAAGAAAACGTAAGTGAACTATTAGGTGATGTTGATGGAATTCTAGTACCAGGTGGATTTGGTGACCGCGGTATTGAAGGTAAGATCGTAGCTACTCAATATGCTCGTGAGCAAAAAGTGCCATTCTTAGGTATTTGCTTAGGTATGCAACTTGCATCTGTAGAGTTTGCTCGCAACGTATTAGGTTTAGAAGGAGCACACTCTGCTGAAATTGCTCCAAGCACAAATTATCCAATCATCGACTTATTACCAGAACAAAAAGATGTTGAGGATTTAGGTGGAACACTTCGCTTAGGCTTATATCCTTGTAAGCTAACAGAAGGAACATTAGCTCATCAAGCGTACCAAGATGAAGTTATTTATGAGCGTCATCGCCACCGTTACGAGTTCAATAACGAATATCGTCAAGAGATGGAGAAGAAAGGCTTTATCTTCTCTGGTACAAGTCCAGACGGTCGTTTAGTGGAAATTGTTGAGTTAAAAGACCACCCATGGTTCTTAGCAGCTCAATTCCATCCAGAATTTACTTCTCGTCCGAACCGTCCACAACCTCTATTTAGAGAGTTCATTCGCGCATCAATTGAATTAGGACAACAACAATAA
- a CDS encoding methylmalonyl-CoA mutase family protein, with product MEQKKRVRFVTAASLFDGHDASINIMRRILQSLGVEVIHLGHNRSVEEVVNAAIQEDVQGIAISSYQGGHVEYFKYMYDLLKEKGASHIRIYGGGGGVIIPSEREELHHYGIAKIFSPEDGRLMGLQGMIQYMVDECQMVAVPEVPPVNQLEKTNHQVIAQYITLVENALLNGVMQEQAATLEAIKRDLKSASSIPILGITGTGGAGKSSLTDELIRRFLEENESLHIAVLSIDPTKQKTGGALLGDRIRMNSVSSNRVYMRSLATRSSKHELSAAIKDAVDIVTTAGFDMIIVETSGIGQADAEIKDLANLSMYVMTSEFGAPSQLEKIEMLDYADFVVINKFEKKGSEDAKRQVQKQYQRNHERFEESPGNMPVYGTIASQFNDPGTNYLYNELIRTINQQFNTQLKPTLSTDEKQSHTIIPPDKQQYLQEIVNTVRGYHSYAKEQGDFAHKVHQVKSVINEVRHKESQHELKELLQKYENQLSKESKEKLERWEELKINYRQPTLTTYVRGKEIKTDLQIETLSGLKIPKVALPTLRDDGDVLQWLYRENVPGGFPFTAGVFPFKRKGEDPKRQFAGEGTPERTNRRFHYLSKDDNAKRLSTAFDSVTLYGENPAERPDIFGKIGESGVSICTLDDMKKLYEGFDLCAPSTSVSMTINGPAPILLAMFMNVAIAQKVDKKEKELKRQLSLEEYEVVKNEALTTVRGTVQADILKEDQGQNTCIFSTEFALKMMGDIQEYFTQNQVRNYYSVSISGYHIAEAGANPISQLAFTLANGFTYVEYYLSRGMNIDDFAPNLSFFFSNGLDPEYTVIGRVARRIWAIVMRDKYGANERSQKLKYHVQTSGRSLHAQEIQFNDIRTTLQALMALHDNCNSLHTNAYDEAITTPTEESVRRAMAIQLIITKENGLTKNENPLQGSYIVEELTDLVEEAVLQEFERINTRGGVLGAMELQYQRGKIQDESMEYEMRKHNGSLPIIGVNTYRNPNEQGDISVNDMQLARASWEEKNYQIEQLKAFQKKHIGDAKPALERLKKVANNGENIFAELMNTVQVASLGEITQALYECGGQYRRNM from the coding sequence ATGGAGCAAAAGAAAAGAGTACGTTTTGTAACGGCGGCTAGCTTATTTGATGGCCATGATGCGTCTATTAATATTATGCGACGCATTTTGCAATCGTTAGGAGTAGAAGTCATTCACTTAGGCCATAACCGGTCTGTTGAAGAGGTGGTGAATGCTGCTATACAGGAGGATGTTCAAGGAATTGCAATTTCTTCATACCAAGGAGGTCACGTCGAGTACTTTAAATATATGTATGATTTGCTAAAAGAGAAAGGGGCTTCCCACATTCGTATTTATGGAGGAGGTGGTGGAGTTATTATTCCAAGCGAAAGAGAGGAGCTTCACCACTACGGGATTGCTAAAATTTTCTCTCCAGAGGATGGGCGCTTAATGGGGCTACAAGGCATGATTCAGTATATGGTGGACGAGTGTCAGATGGTGGCTGTGCCTGAAGTACCCCCGGTCAATCAGTTAGAAAAAACCAATCATCAAGTCATTGCTCAGTATATTACATTAGTTGAGAATGCGCTTTTAAATGGGGTTATGCAAGAACAAGCGGCAACTCTAGAAGCGATTAAAAGAGATTTAAAATCGGCATCATCTATTCCCATTTTAGGTATAACGGGAACAGGCGGGGCTGGTAAAAGCTCTTTAACAGATGAATTAATTCGGCGCTTTCTAGAAGAAAATGAATCTCTTCATATTGCTGTATTATCAATTGATCCAACTAAGCAAAAAACAGGTGGAGCGCTGTTAGGAGACCGAATTCGAATGAATAGCGTTTCATCGAATCGAGTTTATATGAGGAGTTTAGCAACACGTTCTTCTAAACATGAGCTATCAGCAGCTATTAAAGATGCAGTTGATATTGTAACGACAGCGGGCTTCGACATGATTATCGTCGAAACGAGTGGTATTGGGCAAGCGGATGCTGAAATTAAAGATTTAGCCAATCTATCCATGTATGTCATGACTAGTGAATTTGGTGCCCCATCGCAGCTTGAAAAGATTGAGATGCTTGATTATGCCGACTTTGTTGTTATTAATAAATTTGAGAAAAAAGGGTCTGAAGATGCGAAGCGCCAAGTTCAAAAGCAATATCAGCGTAACCATGAACGATTTGAGGAATCACCAGGCAATATGCCTGTATATGGAACTATTGCCAGTCAATTTAACGACCCGGGAACTAATTATTTATATAATGAGTTGATTCGCACTATTAATCAACAGTTCAATACTCAGCTTAAACCAACTCTATCTACAGATGAAAAACAATCACATACCATTATTCCTCCAGATAAACAGCAATATTTACAGGAGATTGTAAATACAGTGCGAGGCTATCATAGCTATGCAAAAGAGCAAGGGGACTTTGCGCATAAAGTCCATCAAGTAAAAAGCGTTATAAATGAGGTTAGACATAAAGAAAGTCAGCATGAGCTAAAGGAACTTTTGCAAAAATATGAAAACCAGTTATCTAAAGAATCAAAAGAGAAGTTAGAAAGGTGGGAAGAATTAAAGATTAACTATCGTCAACCTACGTTGACAACTTACGTGCGAGGAAAAGAAATCAAAACAGATTTACAAATTGAGACATTGTCAGGATTGAAAATTCCAAAGGTAGCGTTGCCTACATTACGAGATGATGGAGATGTTTTACAGTGGTTATATAGAGAAAACGTTCCAGGTGGATTTCCTTTTACAGCCGGAGTTTTCCCATTTAAGCGAAAAGGTGAAGACCCTAAACGACAGTTTGCTGGAGAAGGCACACCAGAAAGAACGAACCGTCGCTTTCATTATTTGTCAAAAGATGATAACGCGAAGCGTCTAAGCACAGCCTTTGATTCCGTGACGCTATATGGTGAAAATCCAGCGGAACGTCCTGATATTTTCGGGAAAATCGGTGAAAGTGGCGTTAGTATATGTACATTAGACGATATGAAAAAGTTATATGAAGGCTTTGATTTATGTGCACCTTCTACATCGGTTTCTATGACGATTAACGGACCAGCTCCTATTTTATTAGCTATGTTCATGAACGTAGCTATTGCTCAAAAGGTAGATAAAAAAGAAAAAGAGTTGAAACGTCAGCTGAGTCTAGAAGAATACGAAGTGGTAAAAAACGAAGCCTTAACCACGGTTAGAGGAACTGTCCAAGCAGATATTTTAAAAGAAGACCAAGGACAGAATACATGTATTTTCTCTACAGAGTTTGCTTTGAAGATGATGGGAGATATTCAAGAATACTTTACGCAGAATCAAGTTCGTAACTATTACTCTGTGTCAATTTCGGGCTATCATATTGCAGAGGCAGGAGCTAACCCCATTTCTCAGCTTGCTTTTACGCTTGCTAATGGATTTACGTATGTAGAGTATTACTTAAGTCGTGGTATGAATATCGATGACTTTGCACCAAACCTTTCCTTCTTTTTCAGTAATGGACTTGATCCCGAGTATACGGTAATTGGTCGCGTAGCTCGACGTATATGGGCCATTGTTATGCGTGATAAATATGGAGCAAACGAACGGAGTCAAAAGTTAAAGTACCATGTACAAACGTCTGGGCGTTCACTTCATGCTCAAGAAATTCAGTTTAACGACATTCGTACAACACTACAGGCATTAATGGCTCTTCATGATAACTGTAACTCTTTGCATACGAATGCGTATGATGAAGCTATTACAACACCTACGGAAGAATCAGTACGTCGTGCGATGGCTATTCAATTAATTATTACGAAAGAAAATGGGTTAACAAAGAATGAAAACCCGCTTCAAGGTTCTTATATTGTAGAAGAGTTAACAGATTTAGTGGAGGAAGCTGTTTTACAAGAATTTGAACGTATCAATACACGAGGTGGAGTATTAGGTGCTATGGAGCTACAGTACCAGCGCGGCAAAATTCAAGATGAATCAATGGAATATGAGATGAGAAAGCATAATGGTTCCTTACCAATCATTGGAGTAAATACGTATCGTAACCCCAATGAGCAAGGTGATATAAGCGTTAATGATATGCAGCTTGCTCGCGCATCTTGGGAAGAAAAGAATTATCAAATCGAGCAGCTTAAAGCGTTTCAAAAAAAACATATTGGTGATGCAAAGCCAGCGCTTGAAAGGTTAAAAAAGGTTGCCAACAATGGAGAGAATATCTTTGCTGAGCTTATGAATACCGTCCAAGTTGCCAGCCTCGGTGAAATTACACAGGCGCTTTACGAATGTGGTGGGCAGTATCGTCGAAATATGTAA
- the fsa gene encoding fructose-6-phosphate aldolase, which yields MKFFIDTANLSEIKEAYSLGVVAGVTTNPSLVAKENITFEDRLREITELVEGSVSAEVISLDAEGMIREGKELAAIAPNITIKVPMTPDGLKAVNEFTSLGIKTNVTLIFSANQALLAARAGATYVSPFLGRLDDIGFNGMNLISDIAEIFAIHDIPTEIIAASIRHPMHVTEAAKQGAHIATIPYKVIMQLFKHPLTEAGIEQFLSDWETRQK from the coding sequence GTGAAATTTTTTATTGATACAGCTAACTTATCAGAAATAAAGGAAGCGTATTCATTAGGTGTAGTTGCTGGTGTTACAACGAATCCAAGTTTGGTAGCAAAAGAGAATATTACATTTGAAGACCGCCTTCGAGAGATTACGGAGCTGGTTGAAGGGTCAGTAAGTGCCGAGGTCATTTCTTTAGATGCAGAAGGAATGATACGAGAAGGTAAAGAGTTGGCAGCCATTGCGCCAAATATTACGATTAAAGTGCCAATGACTCCAGACGGCCTAAAAGCAGTAAACGAATTCACTAGTCTTGGAATTAAAACCAACGTAACGCTTATTTTTTCTGCTAACCAAGCATTGTTAGCTGCAAGAGCTGGAGCTACATATGTTTCGCCATTTTTAGGACGCCTTGATGATATCGGATTTAATGGTATGAACTTAATTTCAGATATTGCAGAGATTTTTGCTATTCACGATATTCCAACTGAAATCATTGCTGCTTCCATTCGTCACCCAATGCATGTAACGGAAGCTGCTAAGCAAGGAGCTCATATTGCAACAATTCCTTACAAGGTTATTATGCAACTTTTTAAGCACCCTTTAACAGAAGCAG
- a CDS encoding TetR/AcrR family transcriptional regulator codes for MSKREVLTSIKDERLIEERRTQMVKGAVSLFKEKGFHRTTTREIAKSSGFSIGTLYEYIQSKEDVLYLVCDSIYEEVRERLEEEMHLEGYTVQCLEKAITHYFKVINELQDEVLVMYQEAKSLSKDALPYVLKKELEMVGMFETLIRGCIQSEQFLLDDKEVKLLAHHIFVQGQMWAFRRWWLQQHYTLEEYTNIQLKFLLKDFSVQSV; via the coding sequence ATGAGTAAAAGAGAAGTGCTTACCTCTATTAAGGATGAGCGGTTAATTGAAGAAAGACGGACGCAGATGGTGAAAGGTGCAGTTAGTCTTTTTAAAGAAAAAGGTTTTCATCGAACGACCACGAGAGAAATCGCAAAATCATCAGGATTTAGTATCGGTACGCTTTATGAATACATCCAGTCAAAAGAAGATGTTCTTTATTTAGTTTGCGACAGCATTTATGAAGAAGTAAGAGAGCGCTTAGAAGAGGAAATGCACCTTGAAGGCTATACGGTTCAATGCTTAGAAAAGGCAATTACGCATTATTTTAAGGTGATTAATGAACTTCAAGATGAAGTTCTTGTTATGTACCAAGAAGCAAAATCATTATCAAAAGATGCTCTCCCCTATGTATTAAAAAAAGAGCTTGAGATGGTGGGCATGTTTGAGACATTAATTCGTGGTTGTATCCAAAGCGAGCAATTCCTTCTAGATGACAAAGAGGTAAAGCTGCTAGCCCATCATATTTTTGTCCAGGGGCAGATGTGGGCGTTTAGACGTTGGTGGCTGCAGCAACACTACACGCTGGAAGAATACACAAACATACAGCTGAAGTTTTTGCTAAAAGATTTTTCAGTCCAATCTGTTTAA
- a CDS encoding acyl-CoA dehydrogenase, with the protein MYFKLSEEHEMIRKMVRDFAKNEVGPTAEERDEEERFDRDIFRKMSELGLTGIPWPEEYGGIGSDYLAYCIAVEELSRVCASTGVTLSAHTSLAGWPIFKFGSEEQKHKYLKPMAQGEKIGAYGLTESSAGSDAGGMKTTAVKEGDFYVLNGSKIFITNGGEADIYVVFARTNPAEKQKGTSAFIVEKNTEGFSVGKKEKKLGIRSSPTTEIIFENCRVPKENLLGNEGEGFKIAMMTLDGGRNGIAAQAVGIAQGALDAAVAYAKERHQFGKPIIAQQGIAFKLADMATSIEAARLLTYQAAWLEGEGLPYGKESAMSKLYAGDTAMKVTTEAVQVFGGYGYTKDYPVERYMRDAKITQIYEGTQEVQRLVISRYLSK; encoded by the coding sequence ATGTATTTTAAACTATCAGAAGAGCATGAAATGATTCGGAAAATGGTTCGAGATTTTGCTAAGAATGAGGTAGGGCCTACAGCTGAAGAGAGAGATGAAGAAGAGCGTTTTGATCGAGATATCTTTCGAAAGATGAGTGAGCTAGGATTAACTGGCATCCCGTGGCCAGAAGAGTATGGAGGAATTGGAAGCGACTATTTAGCTTATTGTATAGCCGTTGAAGAGCTGTCGCGCGTATGTGCATCAACAGGAGTGACACTGTCAGCCCATACCTCTCTTGCTGGGTGGCCAATCTTTAAGTTTGGTAGCGAAGAGCAAAAGCATAAGTACTTAAAACCGATGGCTCAAGGAGAAAAAATTGGTGCTTACGGACTTACTGAGTCGAGTGCAGGATCTGATGCGGGAGGCATGAAAACGACCGCTGTAAAAGAAGGCGATTTTTATGTATTAAACGGCTCGAAGATCTTCATTACAAACGGTGGAGAAGCGGATATTTATGTCGTGTTTGCCCGTACAAATCCAGCAGAAAAACAAAAAGGAACGAGCGCATTCATCGTGGAGAAGAATACGGAAGGATTCTCTGTTGGAAAGAAAGAAAAGAAGCTAGGTATTCGTTCATCACCCACAACGGAAATTATCTTTGAGAACTGTCGAGTGCCAAAAGAGAATCTACTGGGCAACGAAGGAGAGGGCTTTAAGATTGCCATGATGACGCTGGATGGTGGACGAAACGGTATTGCTGCTCAAGCGGTAGGGATTGCTCAAGGAGCTCTAGACGCAGCGGTGGCGTATGCAAAAGAGCGTCACCAGTTTGGCAAGCCCATTATTGCGCAGCAGGGAATTGCGTTTAAGTTAGCTGATATGGCAACTAGCATTGAGGCAGCACGACTATTAACGTATCAGGCAGCTTGGTTAGAAGGAGAAGGGCTACCTTATGGGAAGGAATCCGCTATGTCAAAACTTTATGCAGGTGATACTGCTATGAAAGTCACGACAGAAGCTGTTCAAGTATTTGGTGGGTACGGATATACGAAGGATTATCCTGTTGAGAGATATATGAGAGATGCAAAAATTACCCAAATTTATGAAGGGACTCAAGAGGTTCAGCGTTTGGTTATTTCTCGTTACCTTTCAAAATAA
- the rpoE gene encoding DNA-directed RNA polymerase subunit delta — MSLEKYSKEELKEMSMIEIAYALLSEKTDRQAISFQEIIDEIVKATEMSDTELKSRIAQFYTDINIDGRFLTIGENYWGLRGWYPFDQAEEDIVPAAKPKKKKAKKAVVDELDDFDDLEEEDLDFDDLDELAEEEDDDDFDDLDEEDVIEEDEEEFDDLDEDLDEEDDEEDEEDLEYEDGK, encoded by the coding sequence TTGAGTTTAGAAAAATACTCAAAAGAAGAATTAAAAGAGATGTCAATGATCGAAATTGCGTATGCGCTGTTAAGTGAGAAAACAGACCGTCAAGCTATTTCATTTCAAGAAATTATTGATGAAATTGTAAAAGCAACAGAGATGTCAGATACAGAATTAAAATCAAGAATTGCTCAGTTCTATACAGATATTAATATCGATGGCCGTTTCCTAACAATTGGTGAAAACTATTGGGGTTTAAGAGGTTGGTATCCTTTTGATCAGGCAGAAGAAGATATTGTACCAGCAGCGAAGCCTAAGAAGAAGAAAGCGAAAAAAGCTGTTGTAGACGAGTTAGATGATTTTGATGATTTAGAAGAAGAAGATCTAGATTTCGATGATCTTGATGAACTAGCTGAAGAAGAAGATGACGATGATTTTGACGATTTAGATGAAGAAGATGTTATTGAAGAAGACGAAGAAGAATTTGATGACTTAGATGAAGATCTAGATGAAGAAGATGATGAAGAAGACGAAGAAGACCTTGAATATGAGGATGGAAAATAA
- a CDS encoding fructose-bisphosphate aldolase, translated as MPLVSMKDMLIKAKEEGYAVGQFNLNNLEFTQAILKAAQEENSPVILGVSEGAARYMGGFKTVVSMVKGLIEDYNVTVPVAIHLDHGSSFESCAKAIHAGFTSVMIDASHHPFEENIATTAQVVELAHFHGVSVEAELGTVGGQEDDVIADGVIYADAKECEELVKRTGIDCLAPALGSVHGPYKGEPNLGFAEMEEIGQITGLPLVLHGGTGIPTKDIQKAVSLGTAKINVNTENQIASAKAVREVLAAQPEQYDPRKYLGPARDAIQATVQGKMREFGSSNKA; from the coding sequence ATGCCTTTAGTATCAATGAAAGACATGCTTATTAAAGCAAAAGAGGAAGGCTACGCAGTAGGCCAATTTAACCTAAACAACTTAGAGTTCACTCAAGCTATCTTAAAAGCAGCTCAAGAAGAAAACTCTCCAGTTATCCTAGGTGTATCTGAAGGTGCAGCACGTTACATGGGCGGTTTCAAAACTGTAGTATCAATGGTTAAAGGTTTAATCGAAGACTACAATGTAACAGTGCCAGTTGCAATTCACTTAGACCATGGTTCAAGCTTTGAATCATGTGCAAAAGCAATTCATGCAGGATTCACTTCTGTAATGATCGATGCTTCTCACCACCCATTCGAAGAAAACATTGCAACTACTGCTCAAGTAGTTGAATTAGCACACTTCCACGGTGTATCTGTAGAAGCTGAGTTAGGAACTGTTGGTGGACAAGAAGATGACGTAATCGCTGATGGCGTTATCTACGCTGATGCAAAAGAGTGTGAAGAGCTTGTTAAACGTACAGGTATCGATTGTCTTGCTCCAGCATTAGGTTCAGTTCACGGTCCTTACAAAGGTGAGCCAAACTTAGGTTTTGCTGAAATGGAAGAAATCGGTCAAATTACTGGTTTACCATTAGTATTACACGGTGGTACTGGTATCCCAACAAAAGATATTCAAAAAGCTGTTTCTTTAGGAACTGCTAAAATTAACGTAAATACAGAAAACCAAATTGCTTCAGCTAAAGCTGTACGCGAAGTACTAGCTGCACAACCTGAGCAATATGACCCACGTAAATACTTAGGACCAGCTCGCGATGCAATTCAAGCGACAGTTCAAGGGAAAATGCGTGAGTTTGGTTCTTCAAACAAAGCATAA